One part of the Eptesicus fuscus isolate TK198812 chromosome 20, DD_ASM_mEF_20220401, whole genome shotgun sequence genome encodes these proteins:
- the ALOX15 gene encoding polyunsaturated fatty acid lipoxygenase ALOX15, with protein sequence MGVYRIRVSTGSSLFAGSNNQVQLWLVGQHGEAKLRGRLWPARGKETEFQEDVKEYLGPLLFVKIRKKQLLQDDAWFCNWISVQGPGASGDEFRFPCYRWVEGSGILSLPEGTGRTLVEDPQGLFKKHREEELEERRKLYRWGNWKDGLILNVAAANLCDLPQDERFLEDKKVDFETSLAVGLAKLAVKDSLNVLARWNDLDDFNRIFWCDHSKLAEKVRDSWKEDAFFGYQFLNGANPMLLRRSSRLPARLVFPSGMEEVQAQLEQELQGGTLFEADFSLLDGIKANVILCSQQYLAAPLVMLKLQPDGKLLPMVIQLQLPRTGSPPPPLFLPTDPPMAWLLAKCWVRSSDFQLHELLSHLLRGHLMAEVIAMATMRCLPSIHPIFKLIIPHIRYTLEINVRARTGLVSEHGVFDQVVSTGGGGHVELLRRARASLTYRSFCPPDDLTDRGLLGVKSSYYAQDALRLWEIMYRYVEGIVSLHFKTDKAVKEDLELQTWCREITEIGLLGAQDQGFPMSLESREQLCHFVTMCIFTCTGQHSSVHLGQLDWYAWVPNAPCTMRLPPPTTKDVTLETVMATLPNFHQASLQMSITWQLGRRQPIRVLLGQHEEEYFSGPEPKAALKKFREELAALDKEIEIRNAKLDMPYEYLRPSIVENSVAI encoded by the exons ATGGGTGTCTACCGCATCCGCGTGTCCACTGGGTCCTCGCTCTTCGCGGGCTCCAACAACCAGGTGCAGCTGTGGCTGGTGGGCCAGCACGGGGAAGCCAAGCTCCGGGGGCGCCTGTGGCCGGCGCGGGGCAAG GAGACTGAGTTCCAGGAGGACGTGAAGGAGTACCTAGGGCCGCTGCTGTTCGTGAAAATTCGCAAAAAGCAATTACTACAGGATGACGCCTGGTTCTGCAACTGGATCTCCgtgcagggccctggggccagTGGGGACGAGTTCCGGTTCCCGTGCTACCGCTGGGTGGAGGGCAGTGGCATCCTGAGCCTCCCCGAGGGCACAG GCCGCACGTTGGTAGAGGACCCTCAAGGCCTGTTCAAGAAAcacagggaggaggagctggaagagagaaggaagctgtACAG ATGGGGTAACTGGAAGGATGGGTTAATCCTGAATGTGGCTGCGGCCAATTTATGTGACCTCCCGCAAGATGAGAGGTTTCTGGAAGACAAGAAAGTTGACTTTGAGACTTCACTGGCCGTGGG GCTGGCCAAATTAGCTGTCAAAGACTCTCTAAATGTTCTTGCTCGCTGGAATGATCTGGATGACTTCAACAGGATCTTCTGGTGTGACCACAGCAAGTTGGCTG AGAAGGTGCGGGACTCCTGGAAGGAGGATGCTTTCTTTGGGTACCAGTTTCTCAATGGCGCCAACCCCATGCTGCTAAGGCGCTCTAGTCGCCTTCCTGCCCGCCTAGTGTTCCCTTCTGGGATGGAGGAGGTGCAGGCCcagctggagcaggagctgcag GGAGGCACGCTGTTTGAAGCTGACTTCTCCCTGCTGGATGGGATCAAGGCTAACGTCATCCTATGTAGCCAGCAATACCTGGCTGCCCCTCTGGTCATGCTGAAACTGCAGCCTGATGGGAAACTCTTGCCCATGGTCATCCAG CTCCAGTTGCCACGCACGggatccccaccaccaccacttttcCTGCCCACGGATCCCCCGATGGCATGGCTCCTGGCCAAATGCTGGGTCCGTAGCTCTGACTTCCAGCTTCACGagcttctctctcatcttctgAGGGGACATTTGATGGCTGAGGTTATCGCTATGGCCACCATGAGATGCCTTCCATCGATACACCCTATCTTCAAG CTGATAATCCCCCACATTCGATACACCCTGGAAATTAATGTGCGGGCCAGGACTGGGCTGGTCTCCGAACATGGCGTTTTTGACCAG GTGGTGAGCACCGGTGGTGGAGGCCACGTGGAGCTGCTTAGGCGCGCTAGAGCCTCTTTAACGTATAGATCATTCTGTCCCCCTGATGACCTGACTGACCGGGGGCTTCTGGGAGTCAAGTCTTCTTACTATGCTCAGGATGCTCTGCGGCTCTGGGAAATCATGTATCG CTATGTGGAGGGAATTGTGAGTCTTCACTTTAAGACGGACAAGGCGGTGAAAGAGGACCTTGAACTGCAGACCTGGTGTCGAGAGATCACTGAAATTGGCCTGCTAGGGGCCCAGGACCAAG GATTTCCCATGTCCTTAGAGTCCCGGGAGCAGCTTTGCCACTTTGTCACCATGTGCATCTTCACCTGCACTGGCCAGCACTCTTCTGTTCACCTGGGCCAG CTGGATTGGTATGCTTGGGTCCCTAATGCACCCTGCACAATGCGGCTGCCCCCACCGACCACCAAGGATGTGACACTGGAGACGGTGATGGCAACACTGCCCAACTTTCATCAGGCTTCTCTCCAGATGTCCATTACCTGGCAACTGGGCAGACGTCAGCCCATTCGT GTTCTTCTGGGCCAGCATGAGGAGGAGTATTTTTCAGGCCCTGAGCCCAAAGCTGCGCTGAAGAAGTTCAGGGAGGAGCTGGCTGCCCTGGATAAGGAAATTGAGATCCGGAATGCAAAGCTGGATATGCCCTACGAGTACCTGCGACCCAGCATAGTAGAAAACAGTGTGGCCATATGA